The following is a genomic window from Numenius arquata chromosome 12, bNumArq3.hap1.1, whole genome shotgun sequence.
CTTTGGGCCCGACCATCCAGCCGGTTTTTCACCCAGGGAAGCATATGCCTGTCCAAGCTGCgaacagccagtttctccagaagaatgctgtgggaagtggcgtcaaaggctttactaaagtctaggtaaacaacatccacagcccttCCCTCACCTCCTAAGCtggtcaccttgtcataggagGAGATCAGTttagtcaagcaggacttgcctttcatgaacccatgctgactgggcctgatcgcctggttgtcctgtatgtgctgtgtgatggcactcaagatgatctgctccataaccttccctggcaccgaggtcagacggaagagaagactgagggaggatctgatcaacgcctataaatacttaaagagtgggtgtcaagaggatggggccagtcctttttcagtggtgcccagtgacaggacaagaggtaacaggcacaaacttgaacataaaaagttccatctaaacacgaggaggaacttctttcctgtgagggtggcagagcactggaacaggctggccagagaggtggtggagtctccttctctggagacattcaaaacccacctggacacattcctgtgcaacctgctctgggtgaccctgctctggcaggggggttggactagatgatctccagaggtcccttccaaccccatagcattctgtgattctgtgacaggcctgtagttccccatatcctccttctggcccttcctgtggatgggtgtcacatttgctagcttccagtcagctgggacctcccctgTTAGCCGCGACTGCTGACAAATGGTTGAAAGCATCTCGGTGAgcgctcctgccagctcccttagtacccttgggtggatcccatccagccccatggacttgtgtgtGGCTAAGAGGTGTAGGAGGTTGGTagccatttccccttggattatgggggctttattctgctccccacccctgttTTCCAGCTCAGGGAGTTGGGTACCCCAAGAACAACTGAcattactattaaagactgaggtaaagaaggcattaagtagcccagccttttcctcatcctttgtcaatgtttccccctgcatccaataaaggacgGAGTCGGGGACCTCGCAGGCAGCGGGGCATGGCCCAGCCCTGGagaagtgaaataatgaaaacatgatGGGCCATGGTGCTTTGCAATGACCACGCAGACAAAGATAACCACAATGGAAGTTTCTGGGTGCCTGCCTTCCCCTGAGGGGGGCTCATGGCAGCCCATGGCCGCCCCAAGCAGGCCTCAGGCCCAGTGCAAAGGGCCCAGGGAAAGTACCACAGTGACAGCACCAACACAGCCATGACCCCAGCACCAGCCACCTTTATTGCTACCAGCTGCCTCCAACAAaccagaggagggaggggaggagaggcagggaacCCCAGCTCTCAGTAGCGCTGGGTGAGGCCCAGATGGGACACAGAGTTGGGGACCCGGGGTTGCTTCTGTCTCTGGCTGTGGTCCAGGGCAAGGTGGGCAGTGAGGGACGTTGCAGCAGAACTGGTAGTTTTCAGCTCCAGGAgcggggacggagggagggaagaggcaaaGGGGGCATCACTGGTGTTCGAGGTCCTTCTTGTCGCCTTATCTCTATACCCGGGGCTGATAGTGAATGTCTGCTCCAAGCAGCAGTAAATtctgggagaaagaaagaaagtgcgGGGCTGTGACAGGCCCTGGCAGCCACTTTCTGTTGCGGGCTGCTGCGCTCCCGGAACCCACCacattttgggggagggaggatggatgGGCACATGTGgttctgccagcccctgtgccTAATTTTATCCCTGGAAGGGCTCTGAGGACATTTCACAGCCTTTCCTCGGAATAACTGTTCAGCATCCCCGTTGTGGCCCCAGGTTTAAGAACTGGAGAATGATGTGGTGCTGCCCTGGGGGTGTGAGCCCAGACCCACACCATGCGGACAGTTACAGAGAGGTTCTGgtttgcagctctgctgctgggatcCCAGCTGAGCATATTCTCCTGCCCGCTGCATCCCAGCACGGTGCGGGGAACTGGCTTCGTACGCTGTGCCGGCAGGTGGGGGGCTCGGGGCAGTGGGACGGGCTCTGGCCGGGGCTGGGTGCTCCCCACACTCACCTGGTGAAACTGCACGAGGATATTGGAGAGCTGTATTCCCTTTGGCATTGGCAGAGGGAAACCTTGACCTAACCTGTCTGGAAGAGACAACACACGTGGCCACATTGGGATGAGAATGGGACCAAGAGAGAGCACAGGCTGTGCAAAGCATGCGGCCACCTCCTCATCCCAGCCCTTTCTTCGCCCGCGCTGTTCCAGGGGTAGGCAGAGGAAATTCCTCCCAAGCTCCAcagaagggctgggggctgcatgTTGTGATGTGCTACCCCCCCgcacccctgcagctgccagccccactcTGGCCCCACGTGCTGGGGAGTCATGAGAAGCAGGGAGCGGGGGAGAGGGTCTGGAAAGCATTACGATGTGCGTCgtgctcatttttttccattgcGTTCACTGCTGGCTGCGTGTCACAGCACCGAGAGGCTCCCGCGCACCGCGGCTGGGCGCTTTTACTGCCGCCTCCTGCGCTTGCTGCAGGCTTTATCCACTGATCAGGCTTGGCGACAGGATTTTAATTATTGAGCTGGCTATGCCCAGGTGGAGTGACCTGACCAGTGACTACCCCAGTGCCCCTACACCCCCCAGCAGGTTCTCACCATTAATACGTGGGACGAGGATACTGGAAGCAAAGAAGTTCATTATGGACTGCAGTGCTTCCAcctggggagcagagagagggggaaggaaaagagcttTAGCCTCCAAGAGAGTGGGTACCCAGACACTGGGGGATAATGAGGAAAATAAGCAGAGATGAGGAGCTGGGGTGGGCACATGCTTTGCCAGAGACCAGCAGCTTTGTCTGGCCATGCTGGCAGGGTAGATGTGTAGGGATGAGAGAGGCAGCGGCAGCTGGCTCTGCATCCTCTCCCAGTCTCAAAGGCTGAGGCGGGAGGCATCCATGGTGTCAGTATGGGGCTTGGGTGCAGCCCCATGTCCCGTGTTGGGGGGTAAAGGGGAATGGTCAAGCATAGCTCACCTGGAAAGTGCCGACATCTGAATGCTTCAGAGAAAGCTTCATCCTATGCAGAGACAGAAGTGGTGCCGTAAAGGCTGTCCCAATGGAGGGACCCGTTCCcgctccagagctgcctgtcgATGGCCATATGGTTCCCACTCCCTCTACCCTGGCTCATGCCCTCTGCACTGTGTCCCCATCTTCGGGAcctccccagctcacctctgTGCTGTGGAGCCTAGAACAGaagcaccccccacccacccccacctgTAGTGCTCCTCCTCCTTACCTGCCCACGGTCAGGTTCCCAACTATGTGGCCAGATTTCACATTGATGACAGCAGTCACGTTGCCTGTCTGGGGAGAGAGCGCAGAGCTCTGGCAGTGCTCACCCCACCTCACCCCAAACCAGACACCCAAGGGAATGGCCCCGACCAGCTGAAACGCAGTGGGACCACTGCCCGACCAGTGCATGTTTAGTCATTTGTCAGTTTGAATATGTCTCTGTTGGGGACAGGTCCACTGTGCTAGGACTGGGCTGGTTTTGGATGGCGTCTGATACCTCTCCTGGCAGGAGCTTGGCACCAATGGCTCGGCATTGCTGAATGCAGCAGGAGGATGTTGCACAGCTCAAACTCCCATCTTGCCACACTGAGATGCAGGGGAGAGCTCACCAGCCGCACTGCATCAGCCAGAGCTGTGACTGCTCCAGGAGCTGCCCATTGAGAACCAGAGTCACCACTGCAGGCTGTTCCCAGACtcaccaggctgaggaggaagagaggagccagGCTGGAGTTGGGAAGAATGGCATAAGCCTGGATATCCACAACAGGCTTGAGTGAGAGACCTCCTGGTCCGATGTTCAGGAACGGGGCAGAAGGAGTGAAGACCCTGAACTTCATCCGCATGCCCGGGTACAtctcttccagctgcagaggaaCAGGGAGATGGCAGTGACAGTGGCACAAACCCCTgttcctgggggacaccaccTTGCACAGAGCAAACCCCCAGCTGTGCACAGCAGGAGCTCCACGTAGCGAGGGCTGGACGACTCACCTGGGGAACAAAGGCTGAGAAGGTGCTGGTGTCCAAGCGGAAGCCAATGCCCTTCGAGATCTGTGGAGGGAGGACAGTCATGGTGGGGCCATGCAGCACAGCCAAGCCCATGGAAATAGCCCACCTGTCCTGTGCCATGCCcgacagccccagccccgtccctcaACCCCCAGCTCTCAGTCTCCAGGCAGCTCATCGGAGGAGCCCTCCAAGACCACAGGCTGCTGCCAGAATTTCTCTGCAAAAGGAACCCACTGCCTGGAGGCACAGGGACAGCCCCTGTCCCACCTGTGCCGCTCACCATGGAGTCTGTGATTTCGAAGACCAGCGCTCCAGCTTCGTGGTAGGCAAAGCTGGCTGTGTTGAAGAAATAGCTGGAGGCCCCAAAGTAAACCATGCGGTTGTGATCCAGGGGCAAGGTCAGTGCCAGCGGAGAGAAGGGGACGGCGGAGCGGTTGGCCACGGAGAAGAATTTGCCCTGGGAGGATGGTGAAGAAGGTGAGCAGAAGGTGGTGGGACTCACCTGCTGATGCAGGCTGGCAAACAGCATTTGCAGGAGGTGCCTAAACCTTGTTCCTCACCCGCCTGCAGCGGTGGCATCAGCCAACTCAAGCTTTCCCAGGGCAGTCTCTCACCTTCATTGCCACGTCCAGGGACTGGGTGGTAGCAGTTGGAGGTCTCACCAAGGAGTAATCAACGCCAGCAATGGCATCTATCTTGGCTGTGACTGTAAAACAAGGGACAAACGCATGAGCAAGAGCAAGACCAACATGGCACAGGAAATACAGAAGCAGATGACCTCTGCTGACATCCAGGAAGAGCCATGCCTGGGCTTCCCCAGTGCAACAGCTCAGTGTCAGTGTCGTGTGCTTTCTcctctttagaagaaaaaaaaaaccacacacacacacacacaaaaaaaaaatcacatttctctcCTGACTGTTTTTCAGCCATGCAGACTAACTCCTGTACATGAGGAACAGTCTGGGTCCCGAGTAAGTCAGCCCATGCACCCGCCAGCTCCAGGGCACAGCTCCTTGGAGGCTGCGTGCAGATGAGCAGCCTCTGTGGCCGGAGAGGGTGCGCAGTGACAAGTCTCTGCTGATGTGGTGTTCCCCAGCTCCCAACTTGAGTGTGGAAATACAAGGAAATGGGGAGTGGACACAAGGTAAAACCCTGCTCTCGTGGCCGGGAAATGCAGGGAAGAAAAGCTCGTAAAACCTCATGCAGTTCCCATCTGGTACCTGGCAGGGTCTGGAGGTACGGCTGGAGATTGCTGTGCACAGACTTGGCCACGATACCACAGACCTGGGGGAAAGAAACACAGCGAAGCTGAGcaagggcagctctgctgggggtGGCCAGTCCTGATCCCCCAGGTCAAAGCGTCAGCCATGCTCTTTGCTTTGCTGCCTGGTACCGTTTTTCTGCCTTGCAAAAGCCTGCTTAAATGAAAGAGCACACAACAACGTTTTCTCTGCTTATCAGGCAACATATTAATTAAGTGTCCAAGACACAAGAAGggtttatcacagaatcatttaggttggaaaagacctgtaagatcatcaagtccaaccgtaaacctaacactgccaagtctaccac
Proteins encoded in this region:
- the LOC141470893 gene encoding bactericidal permeability-increasing protein-like → MGAQSLAVACGALALCLTLAGATNPGFVVRITQAGLDYARQQGITILEKELANVKLPDFSGNSRIKVLGKVRYEFSRLDLHSFRLPYSRISLVPNVGLQVSIANAFANVNGDWRVKLRFARDHGSFDVTVENINININLKLGNDASGKPTVETSGCSIHISKVRVHFSGRLGRLYNLFHKVIESKLRKTLESKVCGIVAKSVHSNLQPYLQTLPVTAKIDAIAGVDYSLVRPPTATTQSLDVAMKGKFFSVANRSAVPFSPLALTLPLDHNRMVYFGASSYFFNTASFAYHEAGALVFEITDSMISKGIGFRLDTSTFSAFVPQLEEMYPGMRMKFRVFTPSAPFLNIGPGGLSLKPVVDIQAYAILPNSSLAPLFLLSLTGNVTAVINVKSGHIVGNLTVGRMKLSLKHSDVGTFQVEALQSIMNFFASSILVPRINDRLGQGFPLPMPKGIQLSNILVQFHQNLLLLGADIHYQPRV